In Streptomyces pluripotens, the genomic window CGAACGGCCGGGTGAACCGGACGTCACCCTCGACCATGTCTCGCATGTCTTCGACGTTGTGGCGGAACATCAGCATCCGCTCGATACCGAACCCGAAGGCGAAGCCGCTGTACTTCTCGGGATCGACACCGCAGGCCGTGAGGACCCGCGGGTTGACCATGCCGCAGCCGCCCAGCTCGATCCAGCCCTCGCTGGAGCACGTGCGGCAGGGCCGGTCGGGGTTGCCGACCGACTCGCCCTTGCACACATAGCAGAGCATGTCCATCTCGGCGCTCGGCTCGGTGAAGGGGAAGTAGTTCGGGCGCAGCCGGGTCTTCATCTCCGGCCCGAACAGCGACTGGACCATGTGGTCCATGGTGCCCTTGAGGTCGGCCATGGTCAGGCCCTCGTCCACGGCCAGCAGCTCGATCTGGTGGAAGACCGGGGTGTGGGTCGCATCCAGTTCGTCGGTGCGGTACACACGGCCGGGACAGACGATGTACACCGGCAGCTCGCGCTCCAACAGGGTGCGTGCCTGCACCGGCGAGGTGTGGGTGCGCAGGATGACACCGGAGTCGCCGTTC contains:
- the pheS gene encoding phenylalanine--tRNA ligase subunit alpha, which gives rise to MSAPNKSYDPVEVEALKPEEIERMRDEALAAFAAADSLDALHEAKVAHTGPGSPLALANREIGALPPHAKAEAGKRVGMARGGVNKALAARQTELEAERDARVLVEESVDVTLPYDRVPAGARHPLTTMMERVADVFVSMGYEVAEGPEVEAEWFNFDALNFTPDHPARQMQDTFFVDGPKGENGDSGVILRTHTSPVQARTLLERELPVYIVCPGRVYRTDELDATHTPVFHQIELLAVDEGLTMADLKGTMDHMVQSLFGPEMKTRLRPNYFPFTEPSAEMDMLCYVCKGESVGNPDRPCRTCSSEGWIELGGCGMVNPRVLTACGVDPEKYSGFAFGFGIERMLMFRHNVEDMRDMVEGDVRFTRPFGMEI